The following proteins are co-located in the Carassius gibelio isolate Cgi1373 ecotype wild population from Czech Republic chromosome A21, carGib1.2-hapl.c, whole genome shotgun sequence genome:
- the LOC127941813 gene encoding lysophosphatidic acid receptor 6-like, which produces MTMTGMNNSSCSNDEFKYVLYSSVFSIVFILGLLFNMVAMYIFVCRLKMRNETTTYMMNLVVSDILFVLTLPFRTFYFIKREWPFGNALCKISVALFYTNMYGSILFLTCISMDRYLAIVYPFASRTLRTKRNARIACSVIWVVLLSGSLTAGFVMDTSYTNNQMYCFENYSNSQWKSMVSKVVVFMETLGFLIPLMINFICSMRVLQTLRNPESISRGGQLNKAKILRMIVVHLLIFCFCFIPYNVNLVLYTLVRSQVITNCTVESVVRTIYPIAFCIAVTNCCFDPVIYYFTSETIQNSIKRKSLAVRKNTLNDTINNSVKNRSDSMNKITSLKVKFIIEESSI; this is translated from the coding sequence ATGACAATGACAGGGATGAACAATTCAAGCTGTTCCAATGATGAATTTAAATATGTGTTATACAGCTCCGTTTTCAGTATTGTCTTTATTCTCGGGCTGCTCTTCAACATGGTGGCCatgtacatttttgtttgcaGACTGAAAATGCGCAATGAGACCACAACATACATGATGAACCTTGTGGTCTCGGACATCCTCTTCGTCTTGACCTTGCCTTTCAGGACATTCTACTTTATTAAACGTGAGTGGCCTTTTGGTAACGCTCTCTGCAAAATCTCAGTGGCCTTGTTCTACACCAACATGTACGGCAGTATCCTCTTCCTCACGTGCATCAGCATGGACCGCTACCTGGCAATCGTTTATCCCTTCGCGTCTAGAACGCTGAGGACCAAGCGCAATGCTAGAATAGCCTGCTCCGTGATCTGGGTGGTTCTGCTGTCGGGAAGCCTAACCGCAGGTTTCGTGATGGACACTTCATATACAAACAACCAAATGTACTGTTTTGAAAACTACTCAAACTCCCAGTGGAAGTCCATGGTATCAAAAGTTGTGGTGTTTATGGAAACGTTGGGTTTCCTGATTCCACTGATGATCAACTTCATCTGCTCTATGAGGGTCCTACAGACCTTACGGAACCCGGAAAGCATCAGCCGTGGAGGGCAGCTGAACAAGGCTAAGATATTGCGTATGATTGTGGTGCACTTGCTTATCTTTTGTTTTTGCTTCATTCCATACAATGTCAATCTGGTCTTATACACCCTGGTTCGAAGTCAGGTTATTACAAACTGCACTGTGGAGTCAGTGGTCCGGACAATTTATCCAATTGCATTTTGCATCGCCGTGACCAACTGTTGCTTTGACCCAGTGATCTATTACTTTACCTCCGAGACGATTCAGAACTCTATTAAACGGAAGTCTTTAGCTGTCCGCAAAAACACGCTAAACGACACAATTAACAATAGTGTTAAAAACAGAAGTGATTCGATGAATAAAATCACATCTCTTAAAGTTAAATTCATCATTGAAGAGTCTTCAATATGA
- the LOC127941812 gene encoding cysteinyl leukotriene receptor 2-like, whose amino-acid sequence MNASFPELRENITCLSSNSTDYFKRQVYPIAYILFFVLGLVGHSLSLCVFFSQWRTQKSFTPVSLLMVNLLVSDLMLVSSLPLRVSYYLMNSHWIFGHVTCKLISYVFYLNMYSSVYFLVALNILRYLALVRPYLYVRIQTHYVAGIVCALIWLFMGVACSPLLFTKKKNQSQGHFRCLELAEDNVDKLLLINNVTFPVGFVLPLVIVLFCSVLVAKNLLRPSPALGRTRPCRKKACALVIISLGIFLVCFMPYHIVRTIFLTTEKHVQMHGYKDSCDYILVVRKAAVIAHCLCTANSCLDPVLFFFVGENSRTFFAKWTGGRKTSTCASGRNLQQEELRVLQN is encoded by the coding sequence ATGAATGCGTCATTTCCAGAGCTCAGGGAAAACATCACCTGTCTGAGCTCCAACAGCACCGATTACTTCAAACGACAAGTGTATCCTATAGCATACATCCTCTTTTTTGTCCTGGGACTTGTCGGTCACTCTTTATCTCTCTGCGTCTTCTTCAGCCAATGGAGGACCCAGAAGAGTTTCACTCCGGTCAGCTTGTTAATGGTGAACCTGTTAGTATCAGACCTGATGCTGGTGTCCTCTCTGCCCCTGAGGGTCTCCTACTACTTAATGAACTCGCACTGGATTTTTGGGCACGTCACCTGTAAATTAATCTCATATGTGTTTTATCTGAATATGTACAGCTCTGTGTATTTCCTAGTGGCCCTGAACATCCTGCGTTATCTGGCGCTGGTGCGGCCGTACCTGTACGTTCGTATACAGACGCACTACGTCGCAGGTATCGTGTGTGCTCTCATTTGGCTCTTTATGGGTGTTGCATGCAGTCCACTGTTGTTCACTAAGAAAAAGAATCAAAGCCAAGGCCATTTTCGATGTTTAGAGCTGGCGGAGGACAATGTGGACAAATTGCTCCTCATCAACAACGTTACGTTTCCAGTGGGCTTTGTGTTGCCTTTGGTGATTGTTCTTTTCTGCTCGGTCTTGGTTGCGAAGAACCTTCTGAGGCCTAGTCCTGCACTCGGTAGAACCAGACCTTGCAGGAAGAAGGCTTGTGCTCTGGTCATCATCAGCCTTGGGATCTTCCTGGTGTGCTTTATGCCGTATCACATAGTGCGGACAATCTTCTTAACAACTGAGAAGCATGTCCAGATGCATGGATACAAAGACTCGTGTGACTATATTTTGGTAGTCCGTAAGGCTGCCGTCATAGCGCATTGCTTGTGCACGGCTAACAGTTGTCTGGACCCCGTTCTCTTCTTCTTCGTTGGGGAAAATTCCCGAACATTCTTTGCTAAATGGACAGGAGGAAGAAAAACCAGCACTTGTGCTTCAGGGAGGAATCTACAGCAGGAAGAGTTACGGGTTTTGCAGAACTGA
- the LOC127942035 gene encoding capZ-interacting protein, with protein MEEHSVVKKRSVAELAGKFSIPIPHMTDAEVNKPVRRRPPRSLPLPAANDAGQSQDEKGAETVSTRKNRNSALIEKLQASLTLSPTGPPSFSKSPGVLKLPVPSISPGSPSSTSSPPVTVTPKQEETPASFESPTEGTVLKSINKGRARLSIKRRPPSRRHRKSSADEGGDDVDKTASATLDQTTPNGHERDVFEEHKTSPDAESLSSKEQMQQETEPADPEKPEPEEKVETVTSEKIEGEEKEEETEPELKEEKREDEPPLTNNTEETREALDTQPQTEPDTTDEKEEEPKEDEVNH; from the exons ATGGAG GAGCATTCTGTTGTAAAAAAGCGCTCGGTGGCTGAACTAGCTGGAAAATTCAGTATTCCAATACCCCACATGACAGACGCTGAAGTG AACAAGCCTGTGAGGAGGAGACCCCCACGCTCACTACCGCTGCCTGCTGCTAATGATGCAGGTCAAAGCCAGGATGAG AAAGGAGCTGAAACAGTATCAACCAGGAAGAACAGAAACTCTGCCCTCATTGAGAAACTGCAG GCCAGCCTTACGCTTTCTCCTACGGGACCTCCGTCCTTCTCAAAGAGCCCAGGGGTGCTGAAGTTACCGGTGCCGTCCATCTCCCCCGGCTCTCCCAGCAGCACCTCTAGTCCTCCCGTAACTGTCACGCCCAAACAAGAGGAAACTCCTGCCAGCTTTGAGAGTCCCACTGAGGGAACTGTTCTCAAAAGCATCAACAAG GGTAGAGCTCGACTTTCCATCAAGCGGCGCCCACCGTCTCGCAGACACAGGAAGTCCAGTGCAGATGAAGGCGGAGATGATGTGGATAAAACAGCCTCAGCCACCCTCGATCAAACGACTCCAAATGGGCATGAAAGAGACGTGTTTGAAGAACACAAGACGTCACCAGATGCAGAATCTCTCTCCTCTAAAGAACAGATGCAGCAGGAAACGGAACCTGCAGATCCAGAGAAGCCAGAACCGGAGGAAAAAGTGGAGACTGTGACTTCGGAAAAGATTGagggagaagagaaagaagaggaaaCAGAACCAGAGCTAAAGGAAGAGAAACGTGAAGATGAACCACCGCTGACTAACAATACAGAAGAAACACGTGAAGCGCTAGACACGCAACCACAAACAGAGCCGGACACAACAGATGAGAAAGAAGAGGAACCGAAAGAAGATGAAGTAAACCATTAG
- the LOC127942036 gene encoding guanylyl cyclase-activating protein 3-like, with product MGNTHASLDDILAEDMHHWYNKFMRESPSGLITLFELKSILGLQGMNEDASSYVDQVFFTFDMDGDGYIDFVEYIAAISLMLKGEINQKLKWYFKLFDQDGNGKIDKDELETIFTAIQDITRNRDILPEEVVALIFEKIDVNGEGELTLEEFIEGARDHPDIMDMLKKLMDLTPVLIIIVEGRQKPINAS from the exons ATGGGGAACACACACGCAAGTCTGGACGACATCCTCGCTGAGGACATGCACCACTGGTATAACAAGTTCATGAGGGAGTCTCCATCAGGCCTGATCACACTTTTTGAACTCAAATCCATCCTGGGACTGCAGGGCATGAATGAGGACGCCAGCAGTTATGTGGACCAGGTGTTCTTCACTTTCGACATGGATGGG GATGGATACATAGATTTTGTGGAATATATCGCTGCCATCAGCTTAATGCTCAAGGGGGAAATCAATCAGAAACTGAAATGGTACTTCAAACTTTTTGACCAGGATGGCAATGGAAAAATTGACAAGGATGAACTGGAAACAATATTTACT GCTATACAAGACATTACAAGAAACCGTGACATTCTGCCAGAGGAAGTAGTGGCTCTTATATTTGAAAAGATTGATGTTAACGGAGAAG GTGAACTGACGCTGGAAGAGTTCATTGAAGGAGCCAGAGATCATCCGGACATCATGGATATGCTGAAGAAACTGATGGACCTCACTCCAGTCCTGATCATTATTGTCGAAGGGCGACAGAAACCGATCAATGCAAGTTAA